A DNA window from Nitrospira sp. contains the following coding sequences:
- a CDS encoding Helix-turn-helix transcriptional regulator, AraC family (MaGe:77308214): protein MVDTLAALGQSIARWTEQGDRLTTAVPGLALFRRDAVTPPVTYLYEQSICLIAQGAKRVVVGGDTHVYDQRRFLITSVDLPAVCEILSASREQPYLGLLLKIDQHEMSQLMADHHLPPPHAQQSHRGMAVGEVTAPLLAAVQRLVALLDEPKDIPILSPIIQREIVYRLLMSDQGAHLRQMALAGSQSRQIAQAIHWLKENYAASFRIEELASRASMSSSTFHHHFRTVTAMSPLQYQKWLRLNEARRLMLTERLDATTAAFQVGYESPSQFSREYSRSFGAPPLRDIERLRSAIAS, encoded by the coding sequence GGGCGATCGGTTGACCACCGCCGTCCCTGGCTTGGCGCTGTTCCGGCGGGACGCCGTGACCCCGCCGGTAACCTATCTGTATGAGCAGAGTATTTGCCTGATTGCGCAGGGCGCGAAGCGAGTGGTGGTCGGCGGCGACACACATGTATACGATCAGCGCCGTTTCCTGATTACCTCAGTGGATCTTCCCGCGGTGTGCGAGATTCTTTCCGCCAGCCGGGAGCAACCGTACCTGGGCCTCCTGTTGAAGATCGATCAGCACGAGATGTCCCAATTGATGGCGGACCACCATCTTCCTCCGCCGCATGCCCAGCAGTCGCATCGCGGCATGGCGGTTGGGGAGGTGACGGCGCCGTTACTCGCCGCCGTTCAGCGCCTCGTCGCCCTCCTTGATGAGCCGAAGGATATTCCGATTCTCTCGCCGATTATCCAGCGGGAAATCGTGTACCGCCTGCTCATGAGCGATCAAGGCGCGCACCTGCGCCAGATGGCCCTGGCGGGAAGCCAGAGCCGGCAGATCGCGCAGGCCATCCACTGGCTGAAGGAAAATTACGCCGCGTCGTTTCGCATCGAGGAACTGGCGAGCCGTGCCAGCATGAGCTCGTCCACCTTTCACCATCATTTCAGGACGGTGACGGCGATGAGCCCGCTGCAATACCAGAAATGGTTGCGGCTGAATGAAGCGCGGCGGTTGATGCTCACGGAACGGTTGGATGCCACCACCGCCGCATTTCAAGTCGGCTATGAAAGCCCCTCGCAATTCAGCCGGGAGTACAGCCGCTCGTTCGGCGCGCCTCCGTTGCGCGATATCGAGCGCTTGCGGAGCGCCATCGCGAGCTGA
- a CDS encoding Putative quercetin 2,3-dioxygenase (Evidence 3 : Putative function from multiple computational evidences; MaGe:77308215) produces the protein MKNNSQVLYARGIANVTDLVPMHSDSIRQAGAAIPPGDWAAHDPFLSMMNDRFKKGAFGPHPHRGIETITYILDGSLSHQDSRGGRGVLTAGDAQWMTAGGGVEHLEDPVDDKPVHVLQLWLNLSATDKLTPSRYQDLRGDRMPVRHEPGAEVRVFSGASGDVRGPALNHVPVTMVELRLDAGATITQELPGSYNGFVYVIDGEGQFGRDGVAAGSHQTLWLERTPAGSPTTLSVTATTPLRVLLFAGEPLHEPVVAYGPFVMNTERQIEEAYADYRAGHFGG, from the coding sequence ATGAAGAACAATTCTCAAGTGCTGTATGCGCGTGGCATTGCCAACGTAACCGATCTCGTCCCCATGCATAGCGATTCGATTCGCCAGGCCGGCGCCGCCATTCCGCCCGGCGATTGGGCGGCGCACGATCCATTTCTCTCCATGATGAACGACCGGTTCAAAAAAGGCGCATTCGGACCGCATCCGCACCGGGGCATCGAGACGATCACCTATATTCTCGACGGCTCGCTCAGCCACCAAGACAGTCGTGGCGGACGCGGTGTATTGACCGCGGGCGATGCCCAGTGGATGACCGCCGGAGGCGGAGTCGAACATCTGGAAGATCCCGTGGACGACAAACCCGTGCATGTCTTGCAACTGTGGCTGAATCTTTCCGCGACCGACAAATTGACGCCCTCCCGGTATCAGGATCTGCGAGGCGACCGCATGCCGGTCCGCCACGAGCCAGGGGCGGAAGTCCGGGTGTTCTCCGGAGCCTCTGGAGATGTTCGAGGACCGGCGCTCAATCATGTTCCAGTCACCATGGTCGAGTTGCGACTGGATGCAGGCGCCACAATTACCCAAGAATTGCCGGGCTCGTACAACGGCTTCGTCTACGTCATTGACGGCGAGGGACAGTTTGGACGCGACGGCGTTGCCGCCGGCAGTCATCAGACGCTTTGGCTGGAACGGACGCCAGCAGGCAGTCCCACGACATTGAGCGTGACCGCAACGACGCCGCTGCGGGTGCTCCTGTTTGCCGGAGAACCGCTGCATGAACCGGTGGTCGCGTACGGGCCGTTCGTCATGAATACGGAGCGGCAGATCGAAGAGGCCTATGCCGACTATCGAGCCGGGCACTTCGGCGGATAA
- a CDS encoding conserved membrane protein of unknown function (Evidence 4 : Unknown function but conserved in other organisms; MaGe:77308216) translates to MDIVSHGLWGALAFGRKNRPSFWLAFAIGLAPDLLSFGILWAAVIAGLADRPDFSHGTPPESSIPQYVHHLYMVTHSLVVFFIVFLLVWFFLKRPIWELAAWGLHLLVDIPTHSFAFFPTPFLWPLSDWKFDGWQWSSPHILIPNFALLALCYGAWYFSRSSWIGRKKHSAHNAALDRAEKKHRP, encoded by the coding sequence ATGGATATCGTTTCTCACGGGCTCTGGGGCGCACTTGCGTTCGGCCGAAAGAACCGGCCCAGTTTTTGGCTTGCGTTTGCGATCGGGCTGGCTCCGGATCTCCTCTCCTTTGGGATTCTCTGGGCCGCCGTCATAGCCGGCCTGGCGGATCGTCCCGATTTCAGTCACGGCACGCCCCCCGAATCGTCGATTCCTCAATACGTGCATCATCTGTACATGGTCACTCACAGTCTGGTCGTATTCTTCATCGTCTTTCTCCTCGTGTGGTTCTTTCTGAAACGGCCCATCTGGGAACTGGCCGCCTGGGGGCTCCACCTACTGGTCGACATCCCGACCCACTCCTTCGCCTTCTTTCCCACGCCGTTTCTCTGGCCCCTCTCCGATTGGAAATTCGACGGGTGGCAATGGTCGTCCCCGCATATTCTCATTCCCAACTTTGCGCTTCTGGCGCTGTGTTATGGTGCGTGGTACTTCTCACGATCCTCATGGATCGGCAGAAAGAAACATTCCGCTCACAACGCGGCGCTCGACAGGGCTGAGAAAAAACACCGGCCGTAA
- a CDS encoding hypothetical protein (Evidence 4 : Unknown function but conserved in other organisms; MaGe:77308217) — MPHIPTWLIPALTAILPHVGDIISAAAPVFTKKHADATANQSMVLQQQITELQTAVSRNDAHIKELAEQIQRTVTALETGASIAERTHRRMLSLGIAAMVLSALSLGLMLFMLTAR; from the coding sequence ATGCCACACATCCCAACCTGGCTCATTCCCGCGCTCACGGCTATCCTTCCGCACGTCGGGGATATCATCTCCGCCGCAGCGCCGGTCTTCACGAAGAAACATGCCGATGCCACCGCGAATCAGTCGATGGTGCTCCAACAACAAATCACGGAGCTCCAGACGGCGGTGTCCAGGAACGATGCGCACATCAAGGAATTGGCCGAGCAGATTCAGCGCACCGTGACAGCGTTGGAGACAGGCGCCTCCATTGCAGAGAGAACGCATCGCCGGATGTTGTCTCTCGGTATCGCAGCCATGGTCTTGTCCGCGCTGTCCCTGGGCCTGATGTTGTTCATGCTGACTGCGCGCTAA
- a CDS encoding CytochromeP460 domain-containing protein (MaGe:77308218) produces MHVFINIFWRQFGWMCLALLFAMGLSVSLPASASAEDVTVTEETFGCILDWPKVRNTRFKHADPEQLKEAMRIFRDSVPDKEYPVGTILQLVPHEAMVKHPREKFPKTNGWEFFFLDASKTGTVIKDRGDSVVNVSQGATCLSCHQPAAKYDFVCEKGHGCAPIPFDDQKIAAIQRSDARCARP; encoded by the coding sequence ATGCATGTTTTTATCAATATATTCTGGCGCCAGTTCGGTTGGATGTGCCTGGCGTTGTTGTTCGCGATGGGGCTCAGCGTCTCGTTGCCTGCCAGTGCCTCGGCAGAAGATGTGACGGTGACGGAGGAGACGTTCGGGTGCATCCTCGACTGGCCGAAGGTCAGAAATACACGGTTCAAACATGCCGATCCGGAACAATTGAAGGAGGCCATGCGCATTTTTCGAGACAGCGTGCCCGACAAGGAGTATCCCGTCGGGACCATCCTTCAGCTCGTCCCGCATGAAGCTATGGTCAAGCATCCGCGCGAGAAGTTCCCCAAGACGAACGGATGGGAGTTCTTTTTCCTCGACGCTTCGAAGACGGGAACGGTGATTAAAGACCGTGGCGACAGCGTCGTCAATGTGTCGCAGGGCGCGACCTGCTTGAGCTGCCATCAGCCGGCGGCGAAGTACGACTTCGTGTGCGAAAAAGGGCATGGCTGCGCGCCGATTCCATTCGACGACCAAAAGATCGCGGCGATTCAGCGGTCGGATGCGCGGTGCGCGCGGCCGTAA
- a CDS encoding NADPH-dependent curcumin reductase (MaGe:77308219), whose amino-acid sequence MNQAGKINWQVVLAQRPTGFPDAHTFAMKQTAIPAAGPGEMLLRTEYLSLDPYLRLLMDEGNKFGFVLPLGEPIIGTTVSRVMVSKKEGFQEGDFVLGQTSWQDYAVSTGEGLTNMGVRPEKPSWALGVLGIPGLTAYGGLLQIGRPQPGETVVTAAATGGVGSVVGQIATLKGARAVGIASGKEKCRVAVEELGFDACIDRLAQDFEQQLAAACPKGIDVYFEMAGGRVLKAVLPLLNSYARIPLCGAASQYNVTEKPQGPDTADDMMRLFQVKQVQIEGFQVFEKYAGLYQTFARDMTEWIKQGKVLYREYLVPRLKDAPEAFRGMLMGRNIGKTVVRVNEDAVADK is encoded by the coding sequence ATGAATCAGGCTGGCAAAATTAATTGGCAGGTTGTGCTCGCGCAGCGTCCCACGGGGTTTCCGGATGCCCACACGTTTGCGATGAAGCAGACGGCGATCCCTGCCGCCGGGCCTGGCGAGATGCTATTGCGGACGGAATATTTGTCTCTTGATCCGTACCTTCGATTGCTGATGGACGAGGGCAATAAATTCGGCTTTGTGCTCCCGTTAGGCGAGCCGATCATCGGGACGACGGTGTCGCGTGTCATGGTCTCGAAGAAAGAGGGTTTTCAGGAAGGCGATTTCGTATTGGGCCAGACGAGCTGGCAAGACTATGCGGTGAGCACGGGGGAGGGACTGACGAATATGGGCGTTCGTCCCGAGAAGCCTTCCTGGGCGCTGGGTGTCTTGGGAATTCCGGGGCTCACGGCCTATGGAGGACTGTTGCAGATCGGGAGACCCCAGCCAGGCGAGACGGTTGTCACCGCGGCCGCGACAGGCGGCGTGGGATCGGTGGTCGGGCAGATTGCCACACTGAAAGGCGCCCGCGCGGTGGGCATCGCGAGCGGAAAAGAAAAATGCCGTGTGGCGGTCGAGGAGCTGGGGTTCGATGCCTGCATCGACCGGCTGGCACAGGATTTCGAACAGCAGTTAGCCGCGGCCTGTCCGAAGGGAATCGATGTCTATTTTGAAATGGCCGGTGGCCGGGTGCTGAAGGCGGTGTTGCCGTTGCTCAATAGCTATGCTCGGATCCCGTTATGCGGAGCCGCGTCGCAATATAATGTGACCGAGAAACCTCAAGGGCCCGATACGGCCGACGACATGATGCGCCTCTTTCAGGTGAAGCAGGTGCAGATCGAGGGGTTTCAAGTTTTCGAAAAGTATGCGGGACTGTATCAGACGTTTGCTCGTGACATGACGGAATGGATCAAGCAGGGGAAGGTCCTCTATCGGGAGTATCTGGTTCCTCGGTTGAAGGATGCTCCAGAAGCTTTTCGCGGGATGTTGATGGGAAGAAACATCGGGAAAACCGTCGTTCGGGTGAACGAGGACGCCGTTGCCGACAAGTGA
- a CDS encoding Na(+)/H(+) antiporter NhaA (MaGe:77308220) — MSQPTPRGRLAPPVDDTRDHILGPVDAAITLVEYGSYDCSYCRAANDSIAAVRDRFGDRMRYVFRQRPVPNNDRARRAAELAEQAEGDRFWKTHVALMTRSETLTEEDLATVAADLRIDREHPQSDEHVRRARARVEADAASAQASGAFGTPAFFINGRRYDGPWDENSLADAMTCTLDYRMRSVALDFVRWGPSAGVLLFITTVLALVLANSPWAAAFEALWHHPLGLTFGEAGFQMSLRHWINDGLLTVFFLVVGLEIKREFTVGHLASRRSAALPIAAAIGGMIVPALLYRLLIPDGPWTHGWGVPMATDTAFAIALIAMMGARVPVELRVFLTAAAIVDDIGSILVVAAFYSSALHLGYLAAGAACVAVLAFLNQSKVYRALPYMMVGAFLWACVHGSGLHATLAGVLLAFFIPTRPPPNLTALVAQANVILTTEQEHGGRVLQHGPSVPALRALDNIHDRLESPADRVLRRVGSQSTYLVLPLFALANAGVAITTDAWDGHGALLAAIIAGLVIGKPIGLISASLLAVWTGLAEKPDAYSWRQLGGAGVLAGIGFTMSLFIAGQAFPVDADFNAAKLAILSASILAAVLGFALLWWSAEPEDAPDNHQRK, encoded by the coding sequence ATGTCGCAACCCACGCCACGCGGACGGCTCGCCCCTCCGGTAGACGACACCCGCGATCATATTCTTGGGCCAGTCGATGCGGCCATCACACTGGTGGAATACGGCAGCTACGACTGCTCCTATTGTCGCGCGGCCAACGACAGTATCGCCGCCGTCCGCGACCGGTTCGGCGACCGAATGCGCTACGTCTTTCGCCAGCGCCCAGTCCCGAACAACGATCGCGCCCGCCGCGCGGCGGAACTCGCCGAACAGGCCGAAGGGGACCGATTCTGGAAGACGCACGTCGCGCTCATGACCAGATCCGAAACCTTGACCGAAGAAGACCTGGCCACTGTCGCCGCCGATCTGCGCATCGACCGAGAACACCCGCAGAGCGACGAGCATGTCCGGCGCGCGCGCGCGCGGGTGGAAGCCGACGCCGCCAGCGCGCAGGCCAGCGGAGCCTTTGGCACCCCCGCCTTTTTCATCAACGGCCGCCGGTACGATGGCCCCTGGGACGAAAACTCGCTGGCGGATGCGATGACCTGCACCTTGGATTACCGCATGCGTTCGGTCGCGCTCGACTTTGTCCGCTGGGGTCCGTCGGCCGGCGTGCTGCTGTTTATCACGACGGTCTTGGCTCTCGTGCTGGCGAATTCGCCTTGGGCGGCGGCGTTTGAAGCCTTGTGGCATCACCCTCTCGGCCTCACGTTCGGCGAGGCCGGATTTCAGATGTCCCTGCGGCACTGGATCAACGATGGATTGCTGACCGTGTTTTTCCTGGTCGTCGGCCTTGAGATCAAACGAGAGTTTACCGTCGGCCATCTCGCGAGCCGGAGGTCGGCCGCGCTGCCGATTGCCGCCGCCATCGGCGGAATGATCGTCCCAGCCCTCCTCTACCGGCTGCTCATCCCCGACGGGCCATGGACCCATGGCTGGGGCGTCCCGATGGCCACCGACACCGCCTTCGCGATTGCGCTGATTGCCATGATGGGCGCGCGCGTGCCGGTCGAACTGCGCGTCTTCTTGACGGCCGCCGCCATCGTCGACGACATCGGCTCCATTCTGGTCGTCGCGGCATTTTATTCAAGCGCACTCCATCTCGGCTATCTCGCCGCCGGGGCCGCATGCGTGGCGGTGCTGGCGTTTCTGAATCAATCGAAAGTGTATCGGGCACTGCCCTATATGATGGTGGGAGCTTTCTTATGGGCTTGTGTCCATGGAAGCGGGCTCCATGCGACGCTGGCCGGTGTCTTGCTCGCGTTCTTTATTCCGACCCGGCCGCCGCCGAATCTAACGGCGCTAGTCGCGCAGGCCAACGTGATCTTGACGACAGAACAAGAACACGGAGGCCGGGTGCTGCAGCACGGCCCTTCCGTCCCGGCGCTGCGCGCGCTCGACAATATTCATGACCGGTTGGAATCGCCCGCCGACCGGGTCTTGCGCCGCGTCGGCTCCCAATCGACCTACCTCGTGCTCCCGCTGTTCGCGCTCGCGAACGCCGGGGTAGCGATCACCACCGACGCATGGGACGGGCATGGCGCGCTGCTGGCCGCCATCATCGCCGGATTGGTGATCGGCAAACCGATTGGGTTGATCTCGGCGTCGCTGCTCGCCGTCTGGACAGGCCTGGCCGAGAAACCGGACGCCTATTCGTGGCGGCAATTGGGCGGGGCCGGTGTGCTGGCTGGAATCGGCTTCACCATGTCGCTCTTCATCGCGGGACAGGCGTTTCCGGTGGATGCCGATTTCAATGCCGCGAAGCTGGCGATTCTCTCGGCCTCGATTCTCGCCGCCGTGCTCGGATTTGCCCTGCTGTGGTGGAGCGCCGAGCCGGAAGACGCGCCGGACAACCACCAGCGCAAGTAA
- a CDS encoding hypothetical protein (Evidence 5 : Unknown function; MaGe:77308222), with product MSLICDLVGFCGLAERPYCLEIPLVYCDVFGHASELGTATLAFTLPWSIWVRMMTPSPS from the coding sequence TTGTCGCTCATCTGCGACCTCGTTGGGTTTTGTGGATTAGCCGAACGGCCTTACTGTTTGGAAATACCTCTTGTGTATTGTGATGTTTTTGGGCATGCGTCGGAACTCGGGACTGCGACGTTGGCCTTCACCTTGCCCTGGAGTATTTGGGTTCGCATGATGACGCCTAGTCCATCTTAG